In Helianthus annuus cultivar XRQ/B chromosome 3, HanXRQr2.0-SUNRISE, whole genome shotgun sequence, a single window of DNA contains:
- the LOC110867903 gene encoding uncharacterized protein LOC110867903: MPLTPKILNDENFEKMKKGVRIVNVARGGVIDKDALVRSLDAGIVAQLQSKYGASTKTNSLKRSISETTLARMYGLFESGLCAVQPKPERRGGLRRQSSVADFGTRGPKAIQDPPNLRRNASTTANMNELASNYTPVNPAPLRCTSS, from the exons ATGCCTCTCACTCCAAAGATATTGAATGATGAAAACTTTGAAAAGATGAAAAAAGGTGTTAGAATAGTAAACGTCGCTCGTGGTGGAGTGATAGATAAAGATGCTTTGGTTAGATCATTAGATGCTGGCATTGTAGCACAG CTCCAAAGCAAATACGGGGCTTCTACTAAAACAAAT TCCTTGAAAAGGTCTATATCAGAAACAACTTTGGCGAGAATGTATGGCTTATTCGAATCAGGACTGTGTGCGGTCCAACCCAAACCCGAAAGAAGAG GGGGCTTACGTAGACAAAGCAGTGTTGCAGATTTTGGAACAAG AGGGCCTAAAGCTATCCAGGATCCCCCAAACCTGAGGAGAAATGCATCTACGACAGCTAATATGAATGAGCTTGCTTCAAACTATACTCCTGTAAATCCAG CTCCACTTAGATGCACAAGCAGCTGA